In the genome of Triticum urartu cultivar G1812 chromosome 5, Tu2.1, whole genome shotgun sequence, one region contains:
- the LOC125508236 gene encoding protein RETICULATA-RELATED 1, chloroplastic-like: MASLAAFHPNLPHAHGHPSHPNPTSGLLRLLPLCRRHRAPRRRGLGLAVSACASSAASPSAAGRGDRSEAASSLERCLAASALSAAAPAAASPRVPPAMKGGKQYGAFGAVTLEKAKLDLSQRKKKIMPELATGGGGGDIGKRIGHGGGDGGDDDGDDDDYFDDFDDGEEEDGGLFRRRIVIQELFNREFIDAVMQEWCKTMISIPAGLRQAYEMGLVSSAQMVRFLSVFSRPTHTRSFSRALPGWLSRGLVGRTLADPSFPHKMAFEFLATFASSVWWEMNIRKERFEQEWDLAVVNALTASCCNLVVLGLLAPCRSYGSTSRFDFQNAIEKLPNNIFEKSYPLREFDLQKRISAFLYKAAELSLVGVVAGSIQGGMSKALSARKDGRLSVTLPNVSANALGYGAFLGLYANLRYQLLCGLDQYMIKRFDVLGMAIFIGTTLRFMNIQIGESSRRAWLGEEADPQYSDRLLRAYTRPVEVTTAADQQESRWFISKDAVVSGLGLLGIKQGGPEAQLSKPRRKRVIRKKVASG, from the exons ATGGCGTCCCTCGCCGCCTTCCACCCTAACCTCCCCCACGCCCACGGCCACCCCTCCCATCCCAACCCCACCAGCGGCCTCCTCCGTCTCCTGCCTTTATGCCGCCGCCATCGTGCCCCTCGCCGGCGGGGCCTAGGCCTCGCCGTCTCCGCCTGCGCCTCCTCCGCCGCGTCACCGTCTGCCGCCGGGCGAGGCGATCGCTCCGAAGCAGCCTCTTCGCTCGAGCGTTGCCTCGCGGCGTCCGCCCTCAGCGCCGCGGCACCCGCGGCTGCGTCTCCTCGCGTACCGCCGGCGATGAAGGGCGGGAAGCAGTACGGCGCGTTCGGCGCCGTCACGCTCGAGAAGGCCAAGCTTGACCTATCCCAACGCAAGAAGAAAATCATGCCCGAG CTGGcgacaggtggtggtggtggagatATTGGGAAGAGAATTGGCCATGGTGGTGGTGATGGCGGGGATGATGACGGAGATGATGACGATTACTTTGATGATTTTGATGATGGAGAGGAAGAAGATGGTGGACTTTTCAGGAGACGAATTGTTATACAGGAG CTTTTTAATAGAGAGTTTATAGATGCTGTAATGCAAGAGTGGTGCAAAACGATGATTAGTATACCTGCTGGTCTCCGTCAGGCTTATGAGATG GGTTTGGTAAGTTCTGCTCAGATGGTGCGATTCTTGTCAGTGTTTTCAAGACCTACACACACTAGGTCTTTTTCACGAGCTCTACCTGGATGGCTATCCCGAGGTCTTGTTGGAAG aacaCTTGCAGATCCTTCATTCCCACATAAGATGGCTTTCGAGTTCTTGGCTACTTTTGCCTCATCTGTTTGGTGGGAGATGAATATTCGTAAGGAGAG GTTTGAGCAAGAATGGGATTTGGCCGTTGTCAATGCTTTGACTGCATCATGTTGCAACCTTGTGGTTCTGGGGCTTCTGGCACCATGCCGTTCATATGGGAGTACATCCCGATTCGACTTCCAAAATGCCATTGAGAAACTTCCTAACAACATATTTGAGAAGAGTTATCCTTTGAGAGAGTTTGATCTGCAGAAACGAATTAGTGCATTCCTTTACAAGGCTGCTGAGCTTAGCCTGGTCGGGGTAGTTGCTGGATCTATTCAGGGTGGTATGTCGAAAGCCCTATCCGCAAGGAAGGATGGCAG GTTATCGGTGACCCTTCCTAATGTTAGCGCCAATGCCCTTGGTTATGGAGCTTTTCTAGGATTATATGCAAACTTGCGATATCAATTATTGTGTGGACTAGATCAATATATGATCAAGCGCTTTGATGTTCTTGGCATGGCAATCTTCATTGGTACAACACTAAG ATTCATGAATATTCAGATAGGTGAATCGTCAAGGCGCGCATGGCTTGGAGAGGAAGCTGATCCACAGTACTCTGATCGATTACTTAGGGCATACACCAGACCAGTGGAGGTTACTACTGCTGCGGATCAACAAGAGTCAAGGTGGTTTATATCCAAGGATGCAGTTGTGTCAGGCCTTGGTCTTCTTGGCATCAAGCAGGGTGGGCCTGAGGCACAGCTGTCCAAGCCCCGGCGAAAGAGAGTAATCCGCAAGAAAGTTGCATCAGGTTGA